The following DNA comes from Winogradskyella sp. PG-2.
TGTATTAACATACATAGTGCCTGCGAAATCTTCACTACGTTTAGGCTGAAATGTTATAACATATACAAACATATCGTTGATATAAGCATAATTTGATATTTCAAATTCATAACGTCGAGATTTATGTATAAAATTGAGATCGTTTTCTCTATCAATAAAGTTGTTGTTTTCAAAGTTGTGAATCATCATTTTTCGCCAGCGAAGAAAGCCGAGTTTTCTAATAGAATCTTTTTTCTTTTGTTCAGCAATTATGGCTTCAGTGACTTGGTTGTCCTTTTCATTTTTATCTCCAAATAAAGATGAATCCATTTCCTCTTTAACACTAAACCAACCTGACTTTATTTTAAAGTAAGAATCACGTTTTACATATTTTTTAAAAATGTCATTAAAACGTTTTTCGTAATTATCTAAATTAATTTCTGCAGATTTATCATTTAAGCGACAGGCTTTAAGAATCTCCATTTTCTGATATTGTTTTGGTTCAATCTTTCCATATAATTCACCAAGTATTTCTGTATAGTTGCTATTGCTTTTTGGAACAATATCTAATAAACTATCTATAAGCTGTTGATTAATTTCTGGTATAGAAGATTTTTTTAGATTTACATCATACTTATCCATTTCGGTATAAGAAGATTCTCTAAAAAAGAGTTTACGCTTGGAGTAGTCTAATTCATAATTAGTGGCTAAACCTTCTTTAATTTTATCTAAGATTTCATCAATAGTATATTCTTTATTGGTAACTAAAACTTCATCTAAACTAAAAGTCTTTGGTTTTAAATAAATAGTTTCATTTTTAAAACCGAGTAATGCGATTTGCTTTTGTTCATAGCCTAAGCAGTTGATAATTAATGAGTCATTCTTTTTAATTGTACGTTTTATAGTCATATTAAACTCACCATTTTCATTACTAATAACTCCAGATTTTGAATTGAACTGAATTGAAGCAAAAACGATAGGTTTTTTTGTAATAGAATCTAAAAGTTTAGAAGAAAACGTTTCTT
Coding sequences within:
- a CDS encoding carboxypeptidase-like regulatory domain-containing protein, which produces MKVNHIIITITFFATVFAYGQETFSSKLLDSITKKPIVFASIQFNSKSGVISNENGEFNMTIKRTIKKNDSLIINCLGYEQKQIALLGFKNETIYLKPKTFSLDEVLVTNKEYTIDEILDKIKEGLATNYELDYSKRKLFFRESSYTEMDKYDVNLKKSSIPEINQQLIDSLLDIVPKSNSNYTEILGELYGKIEPKQYQKMEILKACRLNDKSAEINLDNYEKRFNDIFKKYVKRDSYFKIKSGWFSVKEEMDSSLFGDKNEKDNQVTEAIIAEQKKKDSIRKLGFLRWRKMMIHNFENNNFIDRENDLNFIHKSRRYEFEISNYAYINDMFVYVITFQPKRSEDFAGTMYVNTDDFAIVRVDYKNIKPLSRFALLGISMKKYLKEGTIIFERNDNEKYRLKYIDETFGQKVGIKRPFKVIEKNKNVSGRRKQNELKGDIHFIIRTIEKTELVIFESETISELDFKTFKETALVTPTYLKQYDPNFWKGYNIIEPNQAIKDFKTIEISD